A genome region from Pseudomonas pergaminensis includes the following:
- the bcsQ gene encoding cellulose biosynthesis protein BcsQ, translating to MSRADDISRLFNKLGVSPSGYREIDFVHEYIEDAIEVLETPAVAIDLPVLVQTPTRPVVATVIDEAPSAPLLRLLEELNHGEADHLHPPEVVEGPQGEVYSEPTTPKVVVVVSIKGGVGRSTLTAALASGLQRQGRPALALDLDPQNALRHHLCLGLDIPGIGATSLLNEGWGNLPERGFAGCRLVAFGSTDHEQQKSLNRWLGQDAEWLGKRLGGLQLNGQDTVVIDVPAGNTPYLSQAMSVADAVLVVVQPDVASFGALAQMDAMLAPYLEREEPPQRFYVINQLDAAHRFSLDMAEVFKTRLGSALLGTVHRDLSFSEAQAYGRDPLDPTVNSIGCQDVLALCRALLERLDSDLP from the coding sequence GTGAGTCGAGCAGATGACATTTCAAGACTATTCAACAAGCTGGGCGTCAGCCCCAGCGGCTACCGGGAGATCGACTTCGTCCACGAGTACATCGAGGACGCAATAGAGGTCCTGGAAACGCCTGCCGTTGCTATCGACTTGCCTGTGCTCGTTCAAACGCCTACCCGGCCTGTGGTTGCCACTGTCATTGACGAAGCCCCGTCGGCGCCGTTGTTGCGCTTGCTGGAAGAGCTGAACCACGGTGAAGCCGACCACCTGCACCCGCCCGAAGTGGTAGAGGGGCCTCAAGGTGAGGTGTACTCGGAGCCGACCACGCCGAAAGTCGTGGTGGTGGTCTCGATCAAAGGCGGCGTCGGTCGCAGCACCCTCACTGCGGCGCTTGCCAGTGGATTGCAGCGCCAGGGCCGGCCGGCGCTGGCCCTGGACCTAGACCCGCAAAATGCCTTACGTCATCACCTGTGCCTGGGCCTTGATATTCCCGGCATCGGTGCCACAAGCCTGCTGAATGAAGGCTGGGGCAACCTGCCCGAGCGCGGCTTTGCCGGTTGCCGGCTGGTAGCGTTCGGCAGCACCGACCATGAGCAGCAAAAGAGCTTGAATCGCTGGTTGGGCCAGGATGCCGAGTGGCTGGGCAAGCGCTTGGGCGGGCTCCAATTGAACGGCCAGGACACGGTGGTCATCGATGTCCCGGCCGGCAACACGCCGTATTTGAGCCAGGCGATGTCGGTTGCCGACGCCGTGTTGGTCGTGGTGCAGCCGGACGTGGCTTCGTTCGGCGCCCTGGCGCAGATGGACGCGATGCTCGCGCCGTACCTTGAGCGTGAAGAACCGCCACAACGCTTCTACGTGATCAACCAGTTGGACGCTGCCCACCGCTTCAGCCTGGACATGGCCGAGGTGTTCAAGACGCGCCTGGGCAGTGCCTTGCTGGGCACGGTGCATCGTGACCTTTCGTTCAGCGAAGCCCAGGCCTATGGGCGTGACCCCCTCGACCCTACCGTCAAC